TGTTATTGATTTCTTACAAAGGTGAAAATCATATAAACTTATGGTAATTTTTGCAtttgtgttatttgaacaacATCTTTAGGAAAGGGTATATCTATGTCTaccacttgtttttttttttttatcatacatacacaaatttcaaaaatatccCACACAAAAAATAGAGGGACATGTATTTAATGTGCCATTTTAATGttcaaatatcattttgttaaaGTCAAAAATAAAGGTTGATAGGTATACATTTCTACACAAAATTGTTACTGAAAATTTATAAAGGAAAATATAAGCAAGATTAACTCATGTTTTTGGGAATGAAACATAAATATATCTTAATGATTTATCTCCTATTTAACGATAATATATCTCCAGAATGCCTCTCAATAACCAATGATCCAAATTAGTAGACATTGAGGATAGTTTAGACAAAGACAATAGACTTAATTTTTATCGAGATTGCATAAATTAAATGTTatgaagtatatatatatatatatatatatatatatatatatatatatatatattttaaccatATAATTTGTTCTAAAGGAAGTATCTAAATAACTAGATATCATCTTAAATATGCAGGAAAGACCAAGATGATCTGTTTGGAGAGCCAGTTAATCCTGATACGGTTTGTTAAATATTATCTAattaactatttatatataataataataataataataataataataataataataataataaaattaataaagttttgttaGTGATATTTCATTCATGTTCGAAAAGGTTGAAAATTACAATATAATTGTAAAGGAGCCAATGGATTTTGGAACTATGAGAGCTAAAGTACATGAAGACATGTATACAAGTCTCCAACAATTCAAGGTATATAAAATATCATGAGTTATATGAATATTGTGGATGTCTACCTCGACCTTGATATTTAGATGctgttaatttataaaaataaaaaaaaatattgtggatGTTAGTTTAGTGTATCATAATTTTATTCCCTTTTTAATGTCTACCTTTCCccacctctaattttttttttgttagtttagtgtatcataattttttaaatgatatattATTTCATTTATCTAATTTCAATGATCTGCAGCGTGATGTACTTCTACTATGCTTCAATGCTATGAATGCTTATCCTGAAACTTCAAGACATCACAAAGTGGTatgattatataaaataaaaagcttcattaattaattcttatataattattgttaatttttttttttacttaagctaaaaattatgtaaatgcattataacttttaattcaaCATTAATCTTTCAGGCTGAAGATATCGGTTGTCATGCTGTAAATGTTTTTGAGGATCTAAATGTCCAacatgaaattttaaatttggatTCATCCTCCAATAAAGAACATCAAAGTAAAAAGTCACATGGAAGGCAAAAAAGTGCTTCTCCTAAATTTATGGGTACATAAATTTGTTCTTCATTTAACCTTCACACTCATGTTATTTCTTACCTTTGTTTTCTTATGTTATtaatataacatgaaaaatcatttttagGTCCCTCAATATACTCTAATTAGGTCCCTCAACATACTTTAAAATTTTGAGAGGCCTTAGAATACATTAAGGGGTTTAAAGAGaatttttcatataattaaCCTGAAATAGATAGATTGTACTATCCCTTGTACTCAAAGTGGCAAAATTTCATACACACACATAGTCATTGTTTCATTTGAGACATATTTTGTGGCCCAATTCATCCTAAAATGGACCAAGTCAATCAAAGTCAAACCCACATTAGGAAGTATATAGAGAtcaatgcataaaaaaaaacacctatATTTGAGGCTCCCCATTTAATCTATTGCTCTATGTTAAGGGATGATAATTTAGGATTTGGATCATTTAAAGCGAGTAAAGTGTAAATTGAGGAAATTAAGAATTGTGATTGTAACAACTCCATAATTTGTTATAATGTGTCTATAATATTTACCTTTGATTTATTAACTAACGGTTGATATTATTTACTTTACGCTCTAAAGTGAATTACTCACTTTAGAGAAGCCGAAACTGATAGTCTATTGATATCTTAAACCCACATAAATAATTAGTAAATCTAAACTACTTTACTATATTGTTAATTTAAATGGTTTAGAactgttagataataaaataatagtttatgttattgggcctgttagtttagagtccattaggttttattatatattctctagtaacctttttgtaatgtcaagctattggtattctattgaaaccctagccgtctctttctcttttcctatttgtgtatctctaattctaacatggtatcagagcttgttTCGATCCTCCTTAGATCGTATGTCATTATTCCGCTGCCGAGTTCCCAAAAATTTGGGAATATTGTGTGTTTGATTGCTAGTGttgggtattttgaattattttgttgGATCTTTCTCGTGCTGTTTTGAAAGAATCGGCTGGAAAATAGTGTTGCAGTTTCTTTGATTTTTGCAAGCATCAGCATAAGTATGTTGTGGCAATTTGTGTTTCAAGGTGATAGCTTTTTATGGTGGATCGTGTGTCCTCTTTGTGTGCTATAGTGAAATTGGAAATATTGGTTTTTTAGTGGTCTTGCTGCTGATTTTAATTATGGGGACAACTGCGTTTGCATTGGTTTTGAATTATAGAAATAAAGATTGCATGTAGCATTGGAAATCTTTCGGTGGAATTTAAAGGCCACCTGCACTATACGGTGATGTTGGTTTCTATTCCAATTATCTCAAATTTTGTTATCCTGACCGGATCATCGTTGGATTGTTGTTGTTTCTTAGTGGTTTGATtattcttctgattgcattgcatttcTTCCCCTATTACACTTCTTCttattgcattgcacttctccctattgcacttctgattgtattgcacttctcccctattgcacttcttcttattgcattgcacttctccccctattgcacttcttctgattgcattgcacttctccctattgcacttctgattgcattgcacttctccctctattgcatttcttctgattgcattgcacttctctctctattgcacttctcttctgattgcattgcacttctccctattgcacttcttctgattgcattgcacttctccccctattgcacttctcttctgattgcattgcacttctccctattgcacttcttttgattgattgcacttctccctattgattcttatgattggtttagtttgaatttgttcgattgatttggtttttggttAGCTTGGACTGCATTGGATTGGATGTTGGATTAATTTGGTTTGGTTCTCCCCTCTTAGTTGATCGTGATCTTAATTGGGTTGATTTGTTATCAGggctaatttgtaacaagcttaaagcttagtaagctttagcttgaggggtgatgttagaagtttattttatttggtagtttattttatttgtaagtTGGGTTTCTTTTGCAATGTTGGTGTTGGTGGATACAAATGTTGCCTCTTCGTTCTTGCGAGTTGCGATATTGTTATTAGACGTAAAGGTGTATTAGAGATACATCAACAGATTATAAATATAGCTTAGTTAAAGTTTACTCTATGTGTAATTAGCTGAGTCAAAGCTTACTCTATGTGTAATTAGGCAGTTATGACAGCTGGCAATTAATGGACAGCTGGCAGTCACAATTAGGATAGAACCTGCTATAGCAGGTCATAGTTCCATCTACTATAAATGAGGAACTTGTAACTGCCTGTAACTAATTCAGTTCAAtacaagaaaatgaaaattcaatATTCAGTTtctctttcatcttctttcaaTATGGTATCAGTAGTGTAGTTCGATCCATGGCGGCACCAACTACACCACCGCACTCCTCCGCTTCCGGCGTTGCCGGCACCTCTGTTTTCTCTTCTGATTCGCAGAAACTACAGTTTTCTCTCAAGATCTCCGAGAAACTCACCGAAGACAATTTTCCTTTGTGGCGGCAACAGATCGAGCCGTATATCAACGCGCACAACCTCACTGAGTTTGTGGTGTGTCCTCGCGTTCCACCGCAGTTTCTTACCGATTCCGATCGCGCCATCGGTGTCACAAATCCGGCCTATCTTTCATGGCGTTCTCGCGACGGTATGCTTCTCTCTTGGCTTCAATCCACTTTATCGAGTGAAATCCTCACTCGCATGATTGGATGCTCCTTTTCACATGAACTATGGGATCGGTTATTCACTTACTTTCAGAAGCAGATCCGTGCAAAAGCACGTCATCTTCGTGTTGAACTTCGCACTCATACCTTAGCCGATCGTTCCGTCAAGGAGTATCTTCTCCAGATCCGGAAGACAGTTGATGCTCTCGCCTCCATCGGCGATCCGCTTCCTCCGTCGCATCACATCGATGTCATTCTTGAAGGCTTACCCTCTGATTTTGCTCCGGTAGTTTCTGTTATTGAAGGACGTTTTGATGCAATTGATCTTGATGAAGTTGAGGTCCTTCTCCTTGCTCATGAGTTACGTATGGAAAAGTTCAAGAAGCGTGTAATTTCTGATGTTGCGTCGCTTAACCTAACTCATGCTTCCAGCTCTACTGCACATGTGACCAATGGTGATTCCAACGAAACTCCTACTGAATCACCTCCCCCGCCGTCTCCTGAACCGGATTACAACTCCTTCCGCGGCAGTCGTGGTGGACGCGGTGGCCGTGGCGGCCGTGGAGGCCGTGGTAGAGGTCGGAACTCTGATCTGCAGTGTCAGGTTTGTGCTAAGTTTGGTCACTCTGCTCTCAATTGCTGGCATCGTTTCAATCAGCAGTTTCAAGGCAATCCTGCACCACCTGTGCCTCAGCCTCGCTATGGAAATCCCTATGGTAATCCCTATGGTAATCCCTATGGTAATGCTCCACCTCAAGCCTTTGGCTATGCACCTTTTCCTCCTCAAAACACATGGATGCGTCCACCAGCTCAAGCTCAGTTAACTATGGCTCCACCTAGTGCATTCCTTACCAATGCTGCACCATCCACCTCCAACTCATGGTTCCCTGACTCTGGAGCGTCGTTTCATGTCACTGGTGACTCACGGAACTTGCAGCAACTCACACCTTTTGAAGGTCACGATCAAATTTACATAGGAAATGGTCAAGGTTTGCCTATTCTCTCTTCTGGTTCAAGCACTTTTCCTTCCCCTACACACCCTCACCTAAACCTTACACTCAATAATTTACTACATGTACCTCACATCACTAAGAACCTCATTAGTGTCTCTCAATTCTGTAAAGATAACTCTGTCTACTTTGTTTTTACGTCTAATGAGTGTCTTGTAAAATCACAGGCAAATAATGCTACTCTTCTCCAAGGTCAAGTTGGATCTGATGGTCTTTATGAGTTCCAAGCTATTAGGCTGCATACTGGCAAGCCTCCCCTAGTACCTAAGTCTCTTTCTTCTAATAGTTCCATGTCTGTTGCTAAATTTCCTTCTGTTAATTCTCTTACTGTTGCAAATAATCCTGTGTGTATTACACAGAATAGTCAATATATGTGGCATCTACGCCTAGGACATCCTCATAGTAATACTCTTAAGCTTGTACTTCAGCATTGTAAGATTCCTTTCAATTCTAATAAAGATGTTTCTACTTTTTGTACAGCATGTTGCATGGGTAAAGCCCACAAGTTACATTCATTACCCTCACACACTCAATACACTCATCCTCTTGAATTGGTCTTCAGTGACCTGTGGGGACCATCTCCTCAACCATCTACCCTAGGCTACAACTACTATATAACCTTTGTAGATGCATACTCTCGGTTCACTTGGATTTATTTGCTTAAATCCAAGTCTGATGCGTTCATTATATTTAAACAATTCAAAGCTATGGTAGAGTTACAATTTGGTCACTCCCTTAAAGCACTTCAAACTGATTGGGGAGGGGAGTTCAGACCTTTCACTAAGTTTCTCAAAGACCTGGGGGTTATACACAGATTGATTTGTCCTCACACTCATCATCAAAATGGGGTTGTTGAGCGGAAACATCGACACATTGTGGATCTTGGCCTCACTTTACTTAGTCAAGCTTCTTTACCTCTTTCCTATTGGGACTATGCTTTTCTCACAGCTGTCTACCTCATCAATAGACTTCCCTCTGCACCCTTGGATTTTAAAATACCCTATACACTTTTATTTCATCAAGACCCTGATTATAAATTTCTCAAAGTTTTTGGTTGTGCCTGCTTTCCTCTCCTCAGGCCCTACAACACCCATAAACTTGACTATAGGTCTCATGAGTGTCTCTTTCTAGGATATTCCCCCTCTCATAAAGGGTACCGGTGTCTTTCACCTAATGGTAGACTTTTTATTTCCAAGGATGTCATTTTTAATGAGTCACGTTTTCCCTTTATTGATCTTTTTACTTCTCCTCACTCTGCTGTCCCCTCAAAGTCCTCTGCAGTTACTTTATCACCATTGGTCCACCATCCATCTCACAGTCCTTCACCTACCTCTTCACCAAGCCCTTCAATACCCAATAGTCCCCCACCTTCTGCTAGTTCACCAGTTGTATCTCCCACCTCTCCTCCTGTCACATCTCCTGAGTCACTGTCACCTCCCAATGCTCCCCCTATCCCTCCTAAAGCTAAACCAGTTGTCCACAAACCATCTAATCTACATCCCATGCTCACAAGAGCCAAAGATGGTTTTACACAGCCTCGTCTTGAGCCCAGATTACTTCTTACTCACATTGAGCCTGCATCTGTTAAACAAGCTCTTCAGGTGCCTGAATGGAAAACTGCAATGCAAGCTGAATATGATGCCTTATTGGCCAATAACACTTGGACACTAGTGCCTTTACCGTCTGATAGATCTTCAATTGGCTGCAAATGGGTTTTTCGTGTTAAACAAAATTCTGATGGCACTCTCAACAAGTATAAAGCACGCTTAGTTGCCAAAGGTTTTCACCAACGACAAGGGATTGACTTCACTGAGACATTCTCCCCAGTTGTGAAGCCCGTTACTATCCGGCTGATTCTCACCCTTGCCATCACACAAAAATGGTCCTTACAACAGCTGGATGTCAACAatgccttccttaatgggcaTCTTACTGAAGAGGTCTATATGCAACAACCGCAAGGTTTTGAACAAGGTGACTCTTCTCTGGTTTGCAAGCTCAATAAAGCTCTCTATGGCCTCAAGCAGGCCCCTAGGCAATGGTTTGAGAAACTGCAAGCTACTCTATTAAAGTTGGGTTTCAAAGCTAGCAGATGTGACCCGTCCCTGTTCATTTACTCAGCTTCCGGTCATGTTCTCTATTTCCTTgtttatgtggatgatattATTCTCACTGGTACATCTCCCTCTCTCATCCAGTCATTTATTACTCAACTTAATCAAGCATTCTCTCTCAAGCATCTGGGTGATCTGGACTATTTTCTTGGGATTGAGGTTAAGTCACTGCCTGATGGGTCTCTTGCTCTCAATCAATCCAAGTACATTAGAGACATTCTCACAAGGACCAAAATGCTTAACTGCAGCCCTGTCTCCACCCCTATGCAGTCCTCTTGCAAGCTCAGCAAACTTGGTTCTAATGCCTTAGCTGATCCGTTCATGTATAGGTCTGTAGTGGGTGCTCTACAATATGCCACCATCACCAGGCCAGAAATATCTTACTCTGTTAACAAAGTTTGTCAGTTCATGTCCCATCCATTAGAATCTCATTGGACTGCAGTGAAACGCATTTTGCGTTATCTTAAGGGCACTATGGATCACCATCTGCGCCTACACCCTCTCTCTTCTCACCAGCCTCCTTCCATCAAGGCcttttgtgatgctgattgggcttCTGACCCTGATGATCGAAGAAGTACCTCTGGTGCTGCTGTGTATTTTGGTCCCAACCTTGTCTCTTGGTGGTCTCGTAAGCAGCCAGTTGTGGCCAGATCTAGTGCAGAGGCTGAATATCGAAGCCTTGCTCATGTCACTGCtgagatcttatggattcaaaCCTTGCTTCAGGAATTGCTTGTGCCTTCCACCACTCCCCTTGTGTTATGTGATAATCAATCGACAGTTGCTCTCGCACACAATCCTGTTCTTCATGCTCGTACAAAACATATGGAGATTGATCTTTTCTTTGTCCGAGAGAAGGTCCTTGCTAAGCAGCTTCAGGTGGTACACATTCCTGGCACTGACCAGTGGGCCGATCTATTCACCAAACCCCTTTCCTCTGCTAAGTTTCTTGCTCTCAGACCCAAGCTCAATGTGGGCTCCTCCTCTCACCCACCTTGAGCttgtggggggggggggtatTAGAGATACATCAACAGATTATAAATATAGCTTAGTTAAAGTTTACTCTATGTGTAATTAGCTGAGTCAAAGCTTACTCTATGTGTAATTAGGCAGTTATGACAGCTGGCAATTAATGGACAGCTGGCAGTCACAATTAGGATAGAACCTGCTATAGCAGGTCATAGTTCCATCTACTATAAATGAGGAACTTGTAACTGCCTGTAACTAATTCAGTTCAAtacaagaaaatgaaaattcaatATTCAGTTtctctttcatcttctttcaaTAAGGTGCATCTTGCTTTGTGGTTTTGATTTTTGCcgtattgttttgtttttgttattccATGGGCATAGAAACTTTCTTTGCACTTGAATCAACAAGCAGGTTTGGTGGGAAAAGTataacatggtatcgagagcttgTTTCGATCCTCCTTAGATCGTATGTCATTATTCCGCTGCCGAGTTCCCAAAAATTTGGGAATATTGTGTGTTTGATTGCTAGTGttgggtattttgaattattttgttgGATCTTTCTCGTGCTGTTTTGAAAGAATCGGCTGGAAAATAGGAGGAAAGGTTTCTGCCTATTTTGGCTGAAAAATTTGGGACTTTCACTATTTTGAATTCTgcctatttgtgtatctctaaTTCTAACAAGAACAACTACttaatgttttctttttgtctttcaTTTACATAGGAGGAAAGGTTTCTGAAACTGAAAAGAGGCTCATGTATTGGCCTGCATGTAACAGGTCGTTGAATTCAGAATTTATAACTGCTCCAAGGCTCAACATTCAAGtaagttatgtttttttttttctttcaagaatAAGTGGGAGATCTATAAACAATTAGGTCAGAGAGCTTCTTACATCTGGAGAAATATTACTcgaaaatattcaaaataatttatgcttGCCAAGAGTTTCAATTCTAAAATCTAAGCTATAAACATTAATTTATGATGCTTTGTATTGGCAGTTAAGTCCCATCAATTACAAAGATAGTCTTCTAAGATTTGTGAAAGATTGTGGACCAATAGCCCAAAAGGTTGCAGCAAAAAAACTAGAAGGCCTAAAGTTTCAACAACCTTCAAATGCAAACAATTTGAATATTGTTAATAAGTCATTGACTATTCAAGATAGTGAAAGTCAACAAAAAAGAAGTATCAACACCATTTCAAATGTTGTGGacaaaaacattttcatcaatAACAGTTATCAAGCCTTTGCAGCTGCTCTTATGCACACATCAGTTTATGATAATGCTGAAAAGGAAATAAATCTTTTTGGAGCTAAGATCTCTAATGAAAATGGAAATGTCAGCAATAATAGTTGTATCTTAAATAGAAATATGGTTTCCAAGGTTGACAATGTATTCAACATAATTAGACAACAGAATTTTCCTGCTTCAAATCAAAATATGCCAATTGTCCATCCAACAAGTATGATCTCAAGGCCCTGTGAAAATTCATTCCAATCTTAGTGATCAGGTTGTTAATCTTACTTttatgcatttagttatgtatttgaaatattttaatt
This portion of the Trifolium pratense cultivar HEN17-A07 linkage group LG3, ARS_RC_1.1, whole genome shotgun sequence genome encodes:
- the LOC123915132 gene encoding bromodomain-containing protein 9-like, which gives rise to MDFGTMRAKVHEDMYTSLQQFKRDVLLLCFNAMNAYPETSRHHKVAEDIGCHAVNVFEDLNVQHEILNLDSSSNKEHQSKKSHGRQKSASPKFMGT